Below is a window of Vicugna pacos chromosome 20, VicPac4, whole genome shotgun sequence DNA.
TATGTAATAAGgaactaatttatttattatttgaagagtTCTTATGATCAATAAGAAAATGACCAACAACCCAGTAGGAAAATGGACAAAGGTTATAATGTGggtatttcacacacacacacacacacacacacacacacacaaggtacAAAAGactcacacatatatgtatacatatgtacatatatatgaaagTATGCTCAACCTTACTCttatttacagaaaataaaataaaaaaatgccattttcatATCAGATTGGCAAAGATCAAAAGGTTTAGAAACACAATACTGGTAGGTGAGTGTGTAAACTGGTGCACGTTATTTAGAAGGCAATGTTGcaatatctattaaaatttaaaagcacaTAGAGCTGAATATGACATTCTTAGACTTTCTCTGACCACTCTATCAAAAATTACATTACTATCTCTAGCTTGTTTTCTTCATGGCAtactataatttataattatttgtctGTTAGCTATTTAAAGCCTATCTCTCCCAGTACAGTGTAAAAATCTATGATGGCAGAGATCAAGTCTAACTTACTCTTTGGTTTATCCCTAATACCTGCCATAGTGCCTAACACATAGAAAGCATCTAATAAATACCTTCCCTTTGATCCAATAATTTCACTTCTACACGGCCATTTTTAGATGACCCAAAGGATTATATTTGATCCAATAATTTTACTTCTAAATGAGTGTTCTACAGATAATACACTCAGACATCTGCAAAGATTTTCACTATAGTATTGTGTAAttgcaaaaatggaaaacatcttaaacatcttaaaatataaaatatgttcttCCATATGATTGAATATTATAAAGTcactaaaaagaatgagatagatTTATATGCATTGATATAAAGCATCTCCCAAGATATATTGTTTAGTAAAAAGATGTAGATCCATCTGTGTAGTGTGGTATGGTTTGTttctaaaaatggaaatatacacatgtaataagGTGGCTTTCACTCAATGCTCTTTGGGGAAAATCTCAAGCTAGTGTGGTCCAGTTCAATCAAATCACATACTGGGGAAAAAGTGCCCATCTACATCTCTCTGCCCTGCCAGATTATGGAACCCCTTCACTGTTAGCTCTATGGGCTTACCAGTGTCTTAAGCCTTGAAAAGAGGCTTAAACAAATTAGATGGTCTGATTGTACTGAAATCTCAGGATTTAGGCAGATGTCACTGGATGACAACAAAGACTTTATCATGGACCATGAGTGGAGCTCACTGTCTCCTCCAGCACTGGTGTTAGCCAGTTTTTCAACACTAACTCTCTTGTCCACGTGGTCCCTCCTGAGCTTATCTCCTTTTCATGAGCTCTATCAACTGCCTCCTCCTTGAtaacttctcatttttttctttctcctcttgtaGATCCAGGGGTAGGCCATTCTATTTCCCTGGCAACACCACCTTTTCTAAGGGGAAACATGTGACCTAAGCAAATCCAAATTAGGCTGAGTCTCAGCATTTtgtttacaatatcaagacaaaAATGCTCTTTCTCTCTTCATAGGTTTACTAGGAAATATAGAACCAAACTCAGGAACTTTGGCAGCCTTTTTATTATTTAAGGGAAACCTGCCTAGAAAGCAAAATGATCCACAGAGAAGACAAAATCTTACTAAAACCATGCAGGGAACCTGTCCTCCTGCTGGACTTCTCAGTTACATGAGCCAGTAAATCTCCTCTAATTTTAAACTCAGTCtgttaaatgaaaaacagaagtATACACTCAATAGATACACTCAATACTTTGCTCTTTCTGAGGTTCTTCTGGTTCTCCCTAGGGAAATGAATGGCTCCATGAGGCAACGAAGCCCTCAAAGAGAGAAAAGTCAGAGCaacagggggagaaaaaaaaagaaacttcaggTTAATAGCTCCAACCTTCTTGTGcaacatatatacacaaaacttATGGGCAGATACATAAGATGCCAAAAAGAGATTTCTTTGGGTAGAAGGATCAGGGGACTGGAGTAAAAGACTCACATTTTACTGACTCTCCTCTTGtagtatttgaatatttaaacCATGTTCACATAttactttttaacttaaaaataacaaaaaataaataaattgctgAAGAGATCTCAAAAAGCAGCTTCTTCTTGAGGAACTCACTGACATAGTAGGTATAGTAGCACcagaaacttttaattttggtcATATAAAATTGTTGTTAAAAGTCCTGCTACAGAATAAAAGTCCTTATTTGTCATCTTTCCCTTTTGTCTTTCGGTACACCATCTCTCGGAAACTGGCTAGAATCTTAGTCTCTCTCTTCCGTCTCTCTTCTTGGTTAAAGGATGCAAGGGCTCTCTTCTCATCAGCACTGTAGATCTGGTTCTCTTTACGCAGTCGTACAGCCTCCATTCTGCGATGCCTGCTACCACTCATAACGTAACCTGAGCATTCAAATGAAGCAATCTCTTCACTCGTCAGCCCAATTTCACCTCTTCGTGGGATACGCTTCCCAGCTTTTACATACTCAGCCATAGCTGCACCTTCACCTGGAAGCAGAGCATGGCCATAGTTCAAAGGTTTCCCATCTTGAGAGGTGTGTATTACAGGTGCCTCAGGACCTATCAGATCCATGTTATCTGCAATTTTTGACCGCTCAATCCACATATCTTCTGGCAACTCCCCTTCCGAATCCTTATAGCTTGAGTCACTGGATTCTTGTTTAGTCTTTTTAGTCTTCTGTTTCTTGGGGTTTTTAGctctgtgtttctttctcttctctttcttcttggctTTTTTTGCTCTCTTTTTATCATCATCAGAGGTAGAATTAGTGTCGGAGTCTAAATTACTGTCAGGATTATCGGAatatttcctatgttttcttttggactttttttttctttttttcttattttttgaatgactggccttttcctttttctttttttcttgggaGCTGGCATTTGAACTGCTGCTCTTCTTAGTCTTTATCTCTTCATCCTCAACTGGGGTGTGTTCATCAGAATCTGGCTCAGGAAACTTGGGAGACAGCCCCCACACCTCAGGAGCTCCCAACTCCCCAAttcgttctctctctctcagcctcctCTGTCGATAGATCTCCTCCTTCTCATAGTCTTCCGTCCACTGCCGGTCGTCCGCATAGTGGTGGTGATAGTAACGGTGTCCGCCATAGTAAATGGAAGAAGAGGACGAGTAGGCGTAATTGCAGAGCCCGGAGGGCCGTTCTCGGGACCCAGAGCGGCTGAGGGGGTAAGGAGTGCTAACGCCCGACTCACCCCACGGAGGCCGGAGGCCCTCGCGGCCGCGGGAGTAAGAGTGACAACGGCCGCCCCATGGAGAGCGTCTAGCCTGAGCGGACGACGGGCTCCTCGACGAGCTGCGTCGCCGTTTCCGAGAGCCCGAGGTGTCCTCGGGATAGCGGGACCGGGACACTGGCGCCATTGCCCCCGCTTTCTCAGAGGCGGTTACTACAGAGACGCCGGCTGGCCTGAGAATCCCGCCCACCCGGTGCGCTAGCAACTGGTCGGGCGCACGACTTCCGCTTCCGGCCGGTTGCCACGTGAAGACCCAATGAGCATGTGGGCTGTGAGGGCCCTGCTTTAGCTGAGGCTGCGTGGAGGCCTCTTCTCCAGAGTGGAAGAAGCGGGTACAGTCCCGCCTGTTTTCAGGATTTAcagtccccatcctgagcctTGTGGGAACACAGAGAAATTCGCATCAGTGAACCCCTCTACTTCAAACACTCCATTCTCTACCTGATTATCTGCCTTCAACCAGCTTGATGGTTACCTTTCTCTCCTCTCATACTCATTTTTACCCCTTTGTGAAGTTTCCCTACTTCTCACCTTCTCTTGTTTACCCCTTAAAAAAGGAGTTTGTCCACCATCT
It encodes the following:
- the NKAPL gene encoding NKAP-like protein — its product is MAPVSRSRYPEDTSGSRKRRRSSSRSPSSAQARRSPWGGRCHSYSRGREGLRPPWGESGVSTPYPLSRSGSRERPSGLCNYAYSSSSSIYYGGHRYYHHHYADDRQWTEDYEKEEIYRQRRLRERERIGELGAPEVWGLSPKFPEPDSDEHTPVEDEEIKTKKSSSSNASSQEKKKKEKASHSKNKKKRKKKSKRKHRKYSDNPDSNLDSDTNSTSDDDKKRAKKAKKKEKRKKHRAKNPKKQKTKKTKQESSDSSYKDSEGELPEDMWIERSKIADNMDLIGPEAPVIHTSQDGKPLNYGHALLPGEGAAMAEYVKAGKRIPRRGEIGLTSEEIASFECSGYVMSGSRHRRMEAVRLRKENQIYSADEKRALASFNQEERRKRETKILASFREMVYRKTKGKDDK